In a genomic window of Akkermansia massiliensis:
- the secA gene encoding preprotein translocase subunit SecA translates to MIKWILTKIVGTKNQREVRRLRPIVEQIVSIEESWNGKGQDFLLEKTKEWQGYLHRFLPMELPPVRIVEAAPREELEEIAAKLNARFESLKDEFAALPTVEATPASIEEGKAAWNNITPQFDKLRERYLNQILPEAFAAVKHGARLLCGEERDICGQRQLWDMVHFDVQLLGGIALHRGYIAEMATGEGKTLVATLPVYLNALTGMGVHVVTVNDYLARRDSEWMGMLFQFLGLTVGCIQSMMPSQLRREQYACDITYGTNAEFGFDYLRDNGMATSKSEQVQRGHYFSIVDEVDSILIDEARTPLIISGPAVVTREQQYDTLRPAIERVVKAQTDLCNELMSQALKAQEEGRTEEVGRCLFKVKTGQPRHRAFLRAMQDPELRRIVEKYELTLYQDTRKKELYKLKEEMFFTVDEKTHDADLMEKGREVISPGHPEDFVLPDLGTAFAEMDEDPRMTEKDKLRRKNELTKQLDETGARLHTTSQLLKAYCIYEKDVEYVVKEGKVIIIDQNTGREMPGRRWSDGLHQAVEAKEGVEVERENQTYATITIQNYFRLYKKLAGMTGTAETEAAEFHDIYKLDVLPIPTNRPCIRKDQNDLIFKSRREKFNAVINKIQELHDKGQPILIGTASVDASETLSRMLKRAKIPHEVLNAKNHQREAEIVALAGKRGAVTVSTNMAGRGTDIKLGEGVADLGGLFVLGTERHESRRIDRQLRGRCSRQGDPGASQFFISFEDDLMRNFGAAERMTKMMERLGVADGEALEHSFLNKSVESAQKRVEQRNYMWRKHVLDYDDVMNKQREIVYGYRNEVLSTENPREMIYDILEEVIATRAHEFLDPDSEGLTHPDELLAWMNSSFPLGLTADAAKLEERQMDDTIAFLIDKVKATYEDKASRERPEYLDHMERQIILGAIDKMWQEHLYNMDSLREGVRLRAQGQKDPLVEYKSEAYDLFVTLMESIKGEAIGNLFKSTTNLDAFEDFLASLPQFDSSDENQEDGANLPEIGFDGMPSDLLSALREQVSRAREHQSAQQPEQEEAPAVISDATTIGEGYQPAVAEPKLVMPRRKVSVVLRKEGAAQAPAETPAAGEEEEIAVTLDSQDFAETMDNRDSADTRTF, encoded by the coding sequence ATGATTAAGTGGATTCTAACCAAGATTGTCGGTACCAAAAACCAGCGTGAAGTGCGCCGTCTGCGCCCCATTGTGGAACAAATCGTCTCCATTGAAGAATCATGGAACGGCAAGGGTCAGGATTTCCTGCTTGAAAAAACGAAGGAATGGCAGGGCTATCTTCACCGCTTCCTCCCCATGGAGCTTCCCCCCGTGCGCATTGTGGAAGCCGCTCCCAGGGAAGAGCTGGAGGAAATAGCCGCCAAGCTGAACGCACGCTTTGAATCCCTGAAAGACGAATTTGCCGCCCTCCCCACGGTGGAAGCCACTCCCGCCTCCATTGAAGAGGGGAAGGCCGCCTGGAATAACATCACCCCCCAGTTTGACAAGCTGCGCGAACGCTACCTGAACCAGATCCTGCCGGAAGCCTTTGCCGCCGTCAAACACGGCGCCCGGCTGCTCTGCGGGGAAGAACGCGATATCTGCGGACAAAGACAACTGTGGGACATGGTCCACTTTGACGTGCAGCTGCTGGGCGGCATCGCCCTGCACCGCGGCTACATTGCGGAAATGGCCACGGGGGAAGGCAAAACGCTTGTCGCCACCCTTCCCGTATACCTGAACGCGCTGACCGGCATGGGCGTGCACGTGGTGACCGTGAACGACTACCTGGCGCGCCGCGACTCCGAATGGATGGGGATGCTCTTCCAGTTCCTGGGGCTGACGGTCGGCTGCATCCAGAGCATGATGCCCTCCCAGCTTCGCCGGGAGCAATACGCCTGCGACATCACTTACGGCACCAACGCCGAATTCGGCTTCGACTACCTGCGCGACAACGGCATGGCGACCTCCAAATCCGAGCAGGTGCAGCGCGGGCACTACTTCTCCATTGTGGACGAAGTGGACTCCATCCTTATCGACGAAGCCCGTACGCCTCTCATCATTTCCGGTCCCGCGGTCGTCACCCGGGAACAGCAGTACGATACCCTGCGCCCCGCCATTGAACGCGTGGTGAAAGCGCAGACGGACCTTTGCAACGAGCTCATGTCGCAGGCCCTGAAAGCCCAGGAAGAAGGCCGCACGGAAGAAGTGGGCCGCTGCCTGTTCAAGGTGAAGACAGGCCAGCCCCGCCACCGCGCCTTCCTGCGCGCCATGCAGGATCCCGAGCTGCGCCGCATCGTGGAAAAATATGAACTGACCCTTTACCAGGATACGCGCAAAAAGGAACTCTACAAGCTGAAGGAGGAAATGTTCTTCACCGTGGATGAAAAGACCCACGACGCCGACCTGATGGAAAAAGGCCGTGAAGTCATCTCCCCCGGCCACCCGGAGGACTTCGTGCTGCCGGACCTGGGAACCGCCTTTGCGGAAATGGATGAAGACCCCCGCATGACGGAAAAGGACAAGCTGCGCCGCAAGAATGAACTGACCAAGCAGCTTGATGAAACGGGAGCACGCCTGCACACCACCTCCCAGTTGCTGAAAGCCTACTGCATTTACGAAAAAGACGTGGAATACGTCGTCAAGGAAGGCAAGGTCATCATCATTGACCAGAACACGGGCCGCGAAATGCCGGGGCGCCGCTGGAGCGACGGACTGCACCAGGCCGTGGAAGCCAAGGAAGGCGTGGAAGTGGAGCGTGAAAACCAGACCTACGCGACCATCACTATCCAGAACTACTTCCGCCTGTACAAAAAACTGGCGGGCATGACCGGCACGGCGGAAACGGAAGCCGCGGAATTCCATGACATTTACAAGCTGGACGTCCTCCCCATCCCGACCAACCGCCCCTGCATCCGCAAGGACCAGAACGACCTCATCTTCAAATCCCGCCGTGAAAAATTCAACGCGGTGATTAACAAAATTCAGGAACTCCATGACAAAGGCCAGCCCATCCTGATCGGCACGGCCAGCGTGGACGCCTCTGAAACGCTCTCCCGCATGCTCAAAAGGGCCAAAATCCCCCATGAAGTGCTGAATGCCAAAAACCACCAGCGCGAAGCGGAAATCGTGGCGCTGGCCGGCAAGCGCGGAGCCGTCACCGTCTCCACCAACATGGCGGGCCGCGGTACGGACATCAAGCTTGGCGAAGGCGTGGCCGACCTCGGCGGCCTCTTCGTCCTGGGCACGGAACGCCATGAATCCCGCCGCATTGACCGCCAGCTGCGCGGCCGCTGCTCCCGCCAGGGAGACCCCGGCGCCTCCCAGTTCTTCATCTCCTTTGAAGACGACCTGATGCGCAACTTCGGCGCGGCGGAACGCATGACGAAGATGATGGAACGCCTGGGTGTGGCTGACGGCGAAGCCCTGGAACACAGCTTCCTGAACAAATCCGTGGAATCCGCCCAAAAACGCGTGGAACAGCGCAACTACATGTGGCGCAAGCACGTGCTGGACTATGACGACGTCATGAACAAGCAGCGTGAAATCGTTTACGGCTACCGGAATGAAGTGCTTTCTACGGAAAACCCGCGGGAAATGATTTACGACATCCTGGAAGAAGTAATCGCCACCCGCGCCCATGAATTCCTGGATCCGGACTCGGAAGGCCTGACCCATCCGGACGAACTGCTCGCCTGGATGAACTCCTCCTTCCCGCTGGGACTGACGGCGGACGCCGCCAAGCTGGAAGAACGCCAGATGGATGACACCATCGCCTTCCTCATTGACAAGGTCAAGGCCACTTATGAAGACAAGGCTTCCCGCGAACGTCCGGAATACCTGGACCACATGGAACGCCAGATCATCCTGGGGGCTATTGACAAAATGTGGCAGGAGCACCTGTACAACATGGACTCTCTGCGGGAAGGCGTTCGCCTCCGCGCCCAGGGCCAGAAGGATCCCCTGGTGGAATACAAGTCTGAAGCCTACGACCTGTTCGTTACCCTGATGGAAAGCATCAAGGGTGAAGCTATCGGCAACCTCTTCAAGAGCACCACCAACCTGGATGCGTTTGAAGACTTCCTGGCCAGTCTGCCCCAGTTTGATTCTTCCGATGAAAATCAGGAAGACGGCGCCAACCTGCCGGAAATAGGTTTTGACGGCATGCCCAGCGACCTGCTCTCCGCCCTGCGGGAACAAGTCTCCCGTGCACGGGAACACCAGTCCGCACAACAGCCGGAACAGGAAGAAGCTCCAGCCGTCATTTCCGACGCCACCACCATCGGTGAAGGTTACCAGCCCGCTGTGGCGGAACCCAAGCTGGTCATGCCCAGGCGCAAGGTCAGCGTCGTGCTCCGCAAGGAGGGAGCCGCCCAGGCGCCGGCGGAAACGCCTGCCGCCGGTGAGGAAGAAGAAATCGCCGTCACTCTTGACTCCCAGGACTTCGCGGAAACCATGGACAACCGGGATTCCGCCGATACCCGCACGTTCTAA
- a CDS encoding helix-turn-helix domain-containing protein, giving the protein MENKEYVPIDLSKNKRYATVEDDLRDCVSPEIMEEAKRIAAASTVSSALAHMRVKAGISQNMMAAALDCSQPRISAIESATNDKMSMAAVLKYVEVTGFPFKVQLEDGRVIAVSSVPKGRKSRKSVLRKPVKPRTKVHPSAIPLLRYQPSSLSSANII; this is encoded by the coding sequence ATGGAAAATAAAGAATACGTTCCGATCGATCTGTCAAAGAACAAGCGTTATGCAACGGTCGAAGATGACCTGAGAGACTGTGTATCGCCCGAGATCATGGAGGAAGCCAAACGGATCGCTGCCGCTTCCACCGTTTCCTCGGCTCTTGCCCATATGCGCGTCAAGGCAGGAATTTCGCAGAATATGATGGCTGCGGCACTCGATTGTTCCCAGCCGCGCATTTCCGCGATTGAAAGCGCGACCAATGACAAGATGAGCATGGCCGCCGTTCTGAAGTATGTGGAGGTGACGGGCTTCCCCTTCAAGGTTCAGTTGGAAGACGGTAGGGTTATTGCCGTGTCTTCCGTACCGAAGGGAAGGAAATCTCGCAAGAGCGTGTTGCGAAAACCTGTAAAGCCTAGGACAAAAGTCCATCCCAGTGCCATCCCTCTCCTGCGCTACCAGCCCTCCTCACTGTCCTCGGCAAATATTATATAA
- a CDS encoding GNAT family N-acetyltransferase, with product MTTLPPNKSTNVRSVLEYVPYFRDKIFAVHVERPLVDSEELVDALLDLDALQEIGVRPVLIVEGTDASALYEHTRVCEMRSALVEAPLKGGQLVRERVREILGRHQIPVVASGRSGSFDPESVRMAFSLGASKYIALLNDHKVPSRDGRPIAAILESEVAGLEGEVTHRELLDQAAEACRTGIPRVHLLDGKMRGVLVEELFSEEGVGTMVHTDSYREIRPLKEEDIPELLSMIARSVVDSKLVNRNYEDIAARMDDYYVLTLDDSIVGCVAVYPYPKHRSAELGCLYIKHRHEGRGYGRALCEFAKRKAEEMGMEFIFALSQSAVHYFRDRMHYAEFSRDCLPPERLRALELSGRKSGVFGLRLK from the coding sequence TTGACCACGCTCCCTCCCAACAAATCCACCAACGTCCGTTCCGTGCTGGAGTACGTCCCGTACTTCAGGGACAAAATCTTTGCCGTGCATGTGGAACGCCCCCTGGTGGATTCCGAAGAGCTGGTGGACGCATTGCTGGACCTGGACGCTCTTCAGGAAATAGGCGTCAGGCCCGTGCTGATAGTGGAAGGAACGGACGCCTCCGCGCTGTACGAACACACGCGCGTTTGTGAAATGCGCTCCGCCCTGGTGGAAGCGCCGTTGAAAGGCGGTCAGCTTGTCCGGGAAAGAGTCCGGGAAATCCTGGGGAGGCATCAGATCCCCGTGGTGGCCTCCGGCCGTTCCGGCTCCTTTGACCCGGAATCCGTCCGTATGGCATTCAGCCTGGGAGCCTCCAAATACATCGCCCTGCTCAACGACCATAAGGTTCCCTCCCGTGACGGACGCCCCATTGCCGCCATTCTGGAATCGGAAGTGGCGGGCCTGGAAGGAGAAGTAACCCACCGGGAACTACTGGACCAGGCGGCTGAGGCCTGCCGGACGGGAATCCCCCGGGTACACCTGCTGGACGGCAAAATGCGAGGCGTACTGGTGGAGGAACTCTTCTCGGAAGAAGGCGTAGGCACCATGGTCCACACGGACTCCTACCGGGAAATACGCCCCTTGAAGGAGGAGGACATTCCGGAGCTCCTCTCCATGATCGCCCGCTCCGTAGTGGACTCCAAGCTGGTCAACCGGAACTATGAGGACATCGCCGCCAGAATGGATGACTACTACGTGCTGACTCTGGACGACAGCATCGTGGGCTGCGTTGCCGTCTATCCCTACCCGAAGCACCGCAGCGCGGAACTGGGCTGCCTGTACATCAAGCACCGCCATGAAGGCCGCGGCTATGGCCGCGCCCTGTGTGAATTCGCCAAAAGAAAAGCGGAGGAAATGGGCATGGAATTTATCTTCGCCCTCTCTCAAAGCGCCGTCCACTACTTCCGGGACCGCATGCACTACGCGGAATTCTCCCGTGACTGCCTCCCTCCGGAACGCCTGCGCGCCCTGGAACTCAGCGGCCGCAAATCCGGGGTTTTTGGACTGAGACTTAAATAA
- the dnaA gene encoding chromosomal replication initiator protein DnaA, whose product MTPPSELSATWSRITGALQTIMSPEVYGLWFPKFSLLEDSGKTLTLVCDDPMAALWVENSYTPELKQAAMLALGTERQVKFICADEVASLPAAEGQPQKASSRSKTPQVQDSPAAPAKKQRSQGTRACLNDLYTFDSFVVYEDSRFAYQAGLSIAQSERALFNPLFLYGKSGVGKTHLLQAIGHEVLHQDSSANVVYVTGEQFANEFIDASRTQNGQSFAKLRRKYRKADVLLVDDVQFISGKEKTVEEFLHTFDELFHAHKTIVICADAAACDISNLDSRLAARLESGLTVELNLPDDDARLEILRSKRDRAGMNVSDEILEFLASRIQKSVRRLEGALLRVATFTSLSGDMPDIAKIEQLLRDILREETSRILTVDSIQKRVADFYELKVSDLTGKRRPNSIAFPRQIAMYLSRRLTECSLKDIGQAFGGRDHGTVIHANKLVASRMEEDVRVRDIVLRLEEDLKD is encoded by the coding sequence ATGACGCCACCATCAGAATTGTCAGCCACCTGGTCCAGGATCACGGGAGCCCTGCAAACAATCATGTCTCCGGAGGTGTATGGATTGTGGTTTCCCAAGTTTTCCCTCCTGGAGGATTCCGGAAAGACGCTGACGCTGGTGTGTGACGATCCCATGGCCGCCCTCTGGGTGGAGAACAGCTATACGCCGGAGCTGAAGCAGGCCGCCATGCTGGCCCTGGGCACGGAGCGCCAGGTGAAGTTCATCTGCGCGGACGAGGTGGCATCCCTGCCGGCCGCCGAAGGCCAACCACAAAAGGCTTCCTCCCGCTCCAAAACGCCCCAGGTGCAGGATTCCCCTGCCGCTCCGGCCAAAAAACAGCGCAGCCAGGGAACCCGGGCATGCCTGAATGATTTGTACACGTTCGATTCGTTCGTGGTTTATGAAGACAGCCGCTTTGCCTATCAGGCAGGGCTGTCCATCGCCCAGTCGGAACGGGCCCTGTTCAATCCCCTTTTCCTGTACGGGAAGTCCGGCGTGGGGAAAACGCACCTGCTCCAGGCCATCGGCCATGAGGTGCTTCACCAGGATTCCTCCGCGAATGTGGTGTACGTCACGGGCGAACAGTTCGCCAATGAGTTTATTGACGCGTCCCGCACCCAGAACGGGCAGAGCTTCGCCAAGCTGCGCCGCAAGTACCGCAAGGCGGACGTCCTGCTGGTGGACGACGTGCAGTTTATTTCCGGCAAGGAGAAGACGGTGGAAGAGTTCCTGCATACGTTTGACGAGCTATTCCACGCCCACAAAACGATCGTGATTTGCGCCGATGCCGCCGCATGCGATATTTCCAACCTGGATTCCCGTCTGGCGGCACGCCTGGAGTCCGGCCTTACGGTGGAGTTGAATCTTCCGGATGATGACGCCCGGCTGGAAATCCTGCGCAGCAAGCGCGACCGGGCCGGCATGAACGTGTCTGACGAGATTCTGGAGTTCCTCGCCAGCCGCATCCAGAAGAGCGTGCGCCGCCTGGAAGGGGCCCTGCTCCGCGTAGCCACCTTTACCTCCCTGTCCGGGGACATGCCGGACATCGCCAAGATCGAGCAGCTTTTGCGCGATATCCTGCGGGAAGAAACCAGCCGCATCCTGACCGTGGATTCCATCCAGAAGCGCGTGGCGGATTTTTACGAGCTCAAGGTGAGCGACCTGACCGGCAAGCGCCGCCCCAACAGCATCGCCTTTCCCCGGCAGATTGCCATGTACCTGAGCCGCCGCCTGACGGAATGCTCCCTGAAGGATATCGGCCAGGCCTTCGGAGGCCGGGACCACGGCACCGTGATCCATGCCAACAAGCTGGTTGCCTCCCGCATGGAGGAGGACGTGCGCGTGCGGGATATCGTCCTGCGGCTGGAGGAGGATTTGAAGGATTGA
- a CDS encoding NUDIX hydrolase translates to MKEGRWEYVRRVNANGAVMIVAVTEDGELLLVEEYRVPLHALTIGLPAGISGDEGEESTLQSARRELEEETGYRADAWTYLFTGPSSPGLTTEMVSFYLAEGLHQISEGGGVAHENITVHRIPLPLVHGWLMDQTGQGKVVDPKIFMGLYFLSRSVNGVGLEE, encoded by the coding sequence TTGAAAGAAGGAAGGTGGGAATACGTGCGCCGGGTCAATGCCAATGGAGCCGTCATGATCGTGGCCGTGACGGAGGACGGCGAACTGCTGCTGGTGGAGGAATACCGGGTTCCCCTGCATGCCCTCACCATCGGACTGCCTGCGGGCATCTCCGGAGATGAAGGGGAGGAAAGCACATTGCAATCCGCCCGGCGTGAACTGGAAGAAGAAACGGGATACCGGGCGGATGCCTGGACGTACCTGTTCACGGGGCCTTCCTCCCCCGGATTGACCACGGAAATGGTATCCTTCTACCTGGCGGAAGGGCTACACCAAATATCGGAAGGCGGCGGGGTGGCTCATGAAAACATCACCGTGCACCGCATTCCTCTTCCGCTGGTGCATGGCTGGCTGATGGACCAGACAGGGCAGGGAAAAGTGGTAGACCCGAAAATCTTCATGGGCCTCTATTTCCTGTCCCGCTCTGTAAATGGCGTGGGACTGGAGGAATAA